ACGAAGCTCCACAAATATGAACGCTAGGCACCCAAATTCAGCTGTCGGGCACGTATCAGTGCAGCCTCTGGgaactttattttcttgtttgcaTTTAGATCTGTCTTAAATCTTACATCTCCAATCCTAAAAGCCAACCACGGCCCCCTTGAAGTGTGATTAAAATCACACTTCAGACTTTCACCAAAGAAAGGGAGAAacgaaagaaacagaaaaggaaacGGGCTTACTTTGAGTTCCTCTTGAAGCTTGCCAAAGCGGACCGTGCCATTCAGAATCCTGCTGACAAATCCCTGCTTTTCCTGCTGGAGTCCAGATGCCTAAGAGGGCAGAGAGGGAAGATGGAGGGTTACTGAGCTACGAAAGGAAGGGAAGGACACAGAGTTAGGTGAGAGACATGGAGGAAAGGGGGAGAattggaaacagaaaaaaaggttttcaatgGTCAGAGCATATGACTGTCAAATTCTGGTAAAATGTGATCCCCCATTTTATTGGCTTTAGAGAAGAAATCATGGTCAATAGCATTTGGctttatggaaaataaaatcttaatatcaaagtgaaaacagttttttactAAATATAGTTAAATAACTATTGGTAAAGTGAATCattctataaatatatatattatatatattatataatatatcCTACAGTCAATGGGCACAAATCAACTCCTGTAGGGTAATCTCCATATGTCCATAatttaaaggggaaaaatacactgtcttttgaaataaactaaatacaCCATCACAGAATCAATCAAACGGCCGCAAATGGCCCCTgagccgcactttggacacccctgatttgACATATGTCAATGTAAATTGCTTGTGAaatttttataattaaacaGAGCGCAGTTCCGTTGATTATCACATTAGATGGCATAATAACATTAGTGGAATGTGTTCATGTTTAATCTTAGCAGATTAAATACAGCTATGGACAGATTTTCCATTAGCAACTACCTAAAATAGATAATTAAACTTAAGTGAATTGAAATAAGAAGGTTATAAGATAGATTATCTGTCACCTTCTCTATTTGCATTTGTCTCCATGCATCCCACTGTTGGCATGaacaatgtatatatttttcacaCAGTAGGGTCAAAACTGCCTGTGGGATAAACAACAGGTTCAGACAatgtgttttctgattttttttaagcctaTATAAATTGGCTGCCATCACCCAGATGCTGCACAGCTGCTAGGTTTTGTATCCATTAGTTTCTTAATACATATGAGGCCCAGCTTCATCTGACATGTGCTAAATCGCCTGCCAGAACACGGCTCACGTCTGTCTGTCACTCTGTGCTGCGTGCTCCTGCCCAGTCTTTCATATTTTGTTCACCTGGACACCTGATAATCACCGCCagatcacaaaataaactattCCAGGGTCCGACCTGATGAATGTTGGCGAGTATTTCAAATCAACTGCGAGCTTTCTCGCAAGCTAAACCGGATTAACTCAAAATAGTGTTGACATTCTTCTACAAGGGAAATTATGTGTTGGTCAATAGCTGCGCTGACCACACAATTCCACAgtttgacatttagaaaataacttTGCTTAGTAAAAACATTGaggttttattggtttattttgcaaaactgcaatggaaacaccttTTTCGCATCACACAGAGCCACATAATCAACAACTGGACGTTGCCTATGGCGCtaaccacaaagaagacgacaacaGAAAGTAGTTGCAGGATCATGTTGTGGCCTTTTTTTACTGAACtaatttattcatgtgtgattttaattgcgaaATTGtatttgacaaagttttgcacagtTAGTGTGTGCGTGTGACTTGTGAAACAGTCCATATCGGAACAGCGGTAACATCAGCAGTACCGTGTGCAATAGATGGTCTCTTTCCCTGGAAATGTGCTCTGCGACAGAAACGACAGCCTCCAGGTAATGACGAGtcttctcctccttcagcaAATGCTCTTCCTTTTGTCTCCTCAGCGTACTCATTCTCCCCTCTGCCTTCCTAATTGATTGACAGGAACGATTGTGTGAGTTAACAAGCGAGAGAATTTTAAACAGGAGACGAAAGCTACATTGTAAAATGGAGAGAGGAGATAAAACAATGGGAAACTGTAGCAGGGTTAAGGGAAAAAGAGTTGGGCAGACAGAGAgacagcgagagagagagaagcggTGCGAACAGAAGAGAGACAAAGAATTAACTGGATATCTTCAGATGCTTCCATCTGTACAAGGATGTGAGACAATCCTCGGCTAATCCAACACCCTTTCTGACAGTCTTCACGCCTCGGAATGAAAAACTCCACATTAATCTCAGAGCAAGCCTGCTGGGAAACCGAGCACGCTCCCAGAGCAGAGGAGATTTTAGAACAGCTTGAGTCCatgattaaaatttaaaaactatgTTAAGAAAATCATCATCTGGATTTACCAAGACATATGCAATAGAATCTGCATATGAATTCTATGACGTGCAGAACAGAAGTAAGTCACCTGGGCCAGCCTTTATCAGTGATCAGCCAGAAGGAAACTAAATAATTTACTGGACCACTcaattcactaagtgaaacgTTAAATAGATTACACACAGACAGATGTTTTCGAGCCACTCCTTTGTGCTAATTATAATGATTTTGCACTTAAGCTTTTCAAAGGGGCAATACTATGTAAAGTCAACTTTGCatcatgttattccctcattaaaatcATACGTGGAGTGTCGCCTCGACACTCATGcaagtttgagaaatcctttaatctcccatggcaaccattcagctgggtggacatagctccgccttcaaggacaaagctcctccccTGAACTGCAGTTTCCAACTTTCTGAGCTTCCCCTTCGCAGAGCCCTCCTTCTCAcctctcccactcagctccttcaaactagccatcaataattagcaaacacctggtgggaaAGCGCAGTTGCTGAGCTCATCAGATGAGCTACtttcagtgaaacactggtaaaaacattgttaaagggctAATAGAGGAGGAGCGACGTTGTTATGATTTCCTGAAGGaaaagcttcagaaagagcaggaatttttaaagagacagtcccaatttcaaggtgttaaaccAAGAAGTAAAATATCTTCTAAGTCATATTTGCTTGACatacaaagcatttttatagcaactgaagtGACATAGATACtttattatgctataaaatggccctatgtacctggaaaacataatactgctcctttaatacagaaatgtgggctttaTAAAAAAGTCTGTATAATATACTTGCTTAAAGTCTGCTATTTTCAAGTTACTTTTAATATGACAAAAGTGCCTCATAGCAACACAtgttgtcaccttcctaaaatgaTGGCctcagtcattttttgccaaaagtgattttttttttttttctgcctaaaACAACTTTTGGAAGAAAAGAGATAATCATTTTTAGCCAAAaccacttttggcaaaaaaaaattacttggggccattattttaggaaggtgacgatattCTAATATGTTCAATATTACTGAACAACCTTTAGCAGATTGCACCTCCAGATATCTGTAAAATACAGAATCTGCATGAAAAGGACGGATGGAAAATAGTTTTGCTCCACTCATTTTCCAAATTTAAATGCAATTCCATAACTTCCAGACTTTCCACAAAGATGTACCaagtctgtgtttttgttttgttgtgcatTAACGGATTCAGAAATGCATTCTTCTTATAATTCAGGAGTCAGCGGATCCAGTAGAAGCAGCCCATTTGGTACCTGTTTGCTTGTTTGCAGCGCTCCAGCTCAGTCTTCACCGTCCTCACATCAGCAGTCAGGCTGACTTTGTCCAGAGCCAGACTCTTGTTCTCCTCCTGCAGGCTGGACATTTTTAGAAGCAACTGCTCCTTCTCGCTCTTATTTCTCCTCTCCTGTTCCTCCAGCTGTCTGAAAGTCAGGAGCACATTTAAGCATTCAAGGATTCACTCTGTTTAACAAATTTCaaggaaaatgtttccagatttttcataatattctgGTTGATATCtttttggggtggggggggggattCTGGCTATATAAAGTGCTGCagtctgcaaaaacaaaaccttgaaAGGCTCAAAGCTTTggtaattttttcattttctttgagagtgctaattttttcttattaatttgCAGAACTCTGCTGGTTTCAATTACTCTCATGTTAAATAATTCATCCCCTAGCTGGTCTCCGTggcaattaaaaatgcaatgttttagGTGCTTCCCTTGTTGGACTTCTTGAATCTGATCTTATTGTTCTGCATCAAATCACTTGTTTcgaaatattgaaataaactaaactgtacatttatgaaaaaagtaATAAGGTGGAATCCACAATTGCACAATTCTCAGTCAGACGAACGGAACAGAGTTGTTTTACTGctgattaatcatttaaatatgaatcacagcagagactgtagaAGCACCTTCTGAGTTTGCCTGCAATGCTGCAGTGCTCATCCCATGTGACGACATCCTTGAGGCGAGCCTGCAGCAGCTCGGCCTCCTTCGTGCGTTTCTGTAAGCCCCGTCTGCTTCCTTCCAGGTCCTCCTGCAGAcgctccttctcttcctccaaCATCATAAGCTGCTTAGACATTTTCGAGACTACACAGAGAggcagaaggaggagaagagtGTAAAGGAAAAGAAGTAGGCGAAAAACCCAAAGATTGTTcagtttgggattttattttacaactttcacattgctgtttttttttggctattAAGAAATGTGTTTCAATTTACGTTAGCCCTTTTTCGCAGCACCTTCAGATTGGTGTTTGCCGTGGTTGGCCTTGGTTTTTTCATGCTGAGCCTccagctgaccaatcagagcctggtTCTCCTGCAAAACCAGAAGCGCCTGCTGCTGAATCATCTGGCTGGAGAGAGATTggagggagttttttttttttttattattcctcaGTTCTTTGGaggtaaaactgaaaataaatatttccagtgCCTTGCAACgttattttgcacatttcattTTACCTCCACAAACGTCAATGCAGttttgatagaccaacacaaagtagtgaataattgtcaagtagaaggaaaatgacagctccaataataataataataataataataataataataataataataataataataataaatacatatacaATCGTAAAGATTAGATCAATGGaaataaattagtatttttgcaAAGTAATGCACCATCAACTTAGAGTAAATAATCTCAACATCTTTTCTAATGCATCTAGTAGTAAAGAGGTTTATATgtaaactttttactttaaacagCACTTGATTTAATAGTCAATTTGATATCTGCTCTTTAGCTTTCAAATTGGCCTCATTGTTCTGAAGATCAACATGACAAATATGAAGCCAAATTACTGTTCGGTGATGTCATGTTGATAAAACTGTTTGGAAAAACTGTCTAAATGCTAATTTATGCAAACATATAATGAAGGATAACTATAAAGGTGATTGTGGAGGTTTTGCAATTTCTCTCTTTGTTATTCTGACTAACAAAGAGCAAAAGgtcagaaaggaagaaaaaaaggcacttcattttttgtttttgtttatcacCAGGataagttctggttctgatgatcCAACACTTCTTACCAGTCCTTCAGGTTGACCACATCCATCTCATTACGGAGCCTCTCGTTTTCTTTCATCACATCGTCTACCTTAGCTCGCAAGTTGGTCACCTCCCCCTGCAGCAGGCAAACACACAGAAGAAACTTTTGTTCGTGTGAACAAACCTAGAAAATCGTGTACactgggaaaataaaacagaaaccaaacaaaaagagagagcccttattttctacatttttctcagtcactGCTCCTCCCAGTAGAGACCAGGCCAATGTATTCGTTTTTCCTAaactttcatgtgttttattgtatttgttatTGGAAAATGTGAAGCTTTTTACACCTTTAGAGAGCTACTTGTAATTGTGggaaggaaaagaaacacagaaatgcatatgatctgtaataaaaacagttttacctCAGCGGTTTGTAGAAGAGCTTCCTTCTCATTCATGTTGTCTTCATAGGCCAGCAGCAAAGGGCATAGATACTTCATGTCAACCTAAAAAGATATGGATggtgaaaataaatatgctaAATATCCCGTTTACTTATgtcacatatttttaaaaaaacgctTAATGTCCTCCTTGCCTCAATAACAGGAACAAAAACTTAAACCTAGCAGAATCACAAAGAGGTTTTTTCTTTACTAACCAGCCATGGAGGGGGAGAACCTGTGCTCGGTATGCCTTTGATTTTGGAGCTCTAGATGAAATTCagccaaagacaaaacaaaaaagttagttattatttttccttACAGCTGTCACTAAAATTTATGATTGGATATACAAAACTCTGCAACAACAAAATGGTGAAATAGTCTTAGATGGAACCTTTTTAACTAGAAAGGTTCACGTTGAGCTCACTAAAAGAATTCATGGTCCATATCAAAGAAGATgtttatgcaataaaaacaaaataagtcgGTGGGATTTGCTAACTGCAACTGGTAATACGCTGCAAAAGCaatgttttgctttctgtttctttcagttTAAACACTTAAAGAACATGTTCAGAAAGACAAGGAATACAGTACTGCGTTTCACTGGTCTAACACGACAGGCTTCCCAGCCAAACAATACATTATATATTCTATTCCACATATTATTTAACTGCAAAGCtctgttttgattaaaattgtgCTTTATGCTTTTGTCATAAAGTTCTCCCTCTGTCCTTAtcctatttctttctttatttatttattcttttgtaatgtactgaagatgtacaaaaatatgtattgaacatcttttccaCTGTCACTAATGAGTCACTCACAAAGACATGCTGGTACAGAGGAAGCAAACAGTCAGAGATGAGCACAAGAAAActcctgatgtaaaaaaaaaaaaaaaaaaaaaaaaaaacccaacatgcGCTGGTCATGATTAAAAGCACAGGTCTGCTTTCATCCGCCGGTTAAACGACACGGCGGCGCGGAGAGAAAGGAACGAAGAGCCGCAGACAGTTTACTGAAGGAAATCACTTGGAAGAAGGGACAAGAAAACCTCCTATCACTCAGCAGGGCTGCGGATCAAAAGGAAGACACTGGATGTCTATCAGAAAAGCTTAATTAGAAAGGCGGCACAACGAAATGGTGAAATAAACACAAGATATGATTAAATCATATGAGATTACAAAACCAATATTTCCAGAAACGTACTGAAGTGAAACGTGTCGTATCACAGGCATGGTTATTTTACAGAGAGCATGTTTCATTAGAGCTACAGCTGGGTGATTTTGATTGTACTCCTTAGTTTGATTAGCTCTTGTTCTCAGCACATTGCTCACGTTGGTTGAGTTTCTCATACCTCTTGTTTGGACAGCGGTCTGAAGCGAGCTTGGTAGCGGCTCAGCTCCACGTTCAGACGGTGGACGGTCAGTTTCAGGGCGTCGTTTTCGTCCACCAGCTCCTGCGCGTGTTGTCTCAGGCTCTGTAGCTCTGCCTGGCTGCCTGCTAGCACAGCATAGCAAGGTATTCAATATTATCGGTTCTCAGAATGATACGACGGCATATTGGGGCCAAAGTAGCTAGGGAAAGAACAGAGGAGCAGATTTCCACCAACAAAAACTCAggaaattttagattaatctcagaaattaatctaaaaattaattttagattAAGGAAACAAAGTTTCCTTAAGTTGAAACTTTGTGAGAAAAACCCAAATCTgagaaatttctttaaaaaagaaaaacattttttagaaaaaactttgaaattctATGAAAATGTTCTACTTTTCAAGTTGACAAGGTCAACTTGacctgttgtttttcttttttaccagaaaattacttttttaatctACTATGTCTCTAATAATCCATCATAAGGTCTCATTGATTCATTTATAAATTACAGCAAAACAAGTGGAAGGATTCTTGGAAGACATTTCCTCAATACTGATTATATTTTCCAggtgatttttctgttttggggttCTAAACCTAGAACTAGAACTTCTGTGTAttgaacatttatattttttaactttagagttcttgttgttgttgtttttttattactaaatgCTGCAATCATTTACTTCACTAAACTTTCAGACTTATTTTCCTTTGACATTTCCTTCGTTTTACCTGCAGCGGATCTGAGGTTTGAGGAAGCGTGGCTCTGACTGATCTCCCGCTCCAGGCGATCCAGCCTCTTTTCCAGCTGCTTGTCTTCGTGTATCGTCTTGGTCTTCCTCTGTTTCCGCAGCTCACTGTATCCTCGGCTGGTTTCTGGAGACGAGTGGACGTTCTGTTTTGGCATTTTAGCACCACCAGGCCTGTTAGTGGTTGGGATGGGTGGCAGAGCTGAAATGCAATAAGGACAGTTCTAAATCtctaaaataaatgcagaaccTTTCTTTTTATATAGTAATTTACCAGTTATCTTTCTGCTGAATGAACTAAGAAATGCATAAGAAAGCAGagtacaaaacaagaaaagtttcgGTTTGCCTGACTTTGTGGTAGATTGCCCTCTAGTGGATTAAGAACGTAACACATGGTTGTTGGCCAAAAACAACtgtagtgccttgcaaaagtctttccacattttgtcacaaattttactgttctattttttctgtagttttggATTGTATGTGACAGCtcaacaaaaaacatcagaacaATTTTAAATACTGGCAAAATACATTTAGTTGTAGCTAACAACAGTTTATCTTACTTGATGTGAAACAGACAGTTCTTCCTACTCATTTAGACAAATGAGTGTGAAACATCTATTACCTACTGAAAGCTCAGTTTAAGGCAGAACAACAGAGGAACAAGAAAACAACGAGAGATCTCTGTTTGGAAATTCAATGATTGTTTGGTGGGTaaatgaagataaataaataaaaataagagacaCAGAAGGTGATAGGAAACACATACATCGCACGTCTTCCTTGGGGTTTTCAGAGCTCTTTCTGAGAGTTTCTCTCCTTCTGGCTTCTGGAGACTGGCCACTTGATTCTTCGGTGAGGTCTGGAAGTTATAAAGAAATGAGTGTAACGGTAGGAAAAGTACCCGTATGTGAGAGTGTTGCATTTGAGATCATGTATGGATCACTTTAACAACGTGCACAGTAGAATATTGTAGGTCCTCATCATCTAATGCCTGGACACAGCTCAAGTAATAGCGAATATAATTTAGTTCTAATGACACCCATTTAGTAATTTAAAATTAGTCAAGTAAGTATtaggaacattttaaatgagttttgcCTCAAAACTATGAACTCCCACTATTTTCTGTCACCTACAGCGTgcgttttgttacattttgctGTGCTTTTAATGAAACTCACATAAAGGTCAAGgatgtttgctttaaaatatccaaagctgggcgtgccgtggtggcgtagcggttagcgcgacccgtatttggggccttgagtcctcgacacggccgtcgcaggttcgactcccggacccgacgacatttgccgcatgtctttccccgtttcctgtcagcccactatcatataagggacactagagcccacaaaaagaccccctggaggggtaaaaaaatatatatatatccaaagCTCAGATATCAACAGGGTCTGCCAGAAGATTCCTGACTGGTGCAACTCCAGTCGTTCTTCTTCGTGCTTTCTCATGCTGGTGATAAACGTTTCCATCACTTCTGTGCTACAAtcaatttattctgaagcagttCTACTGAGTCTATGTAGGCTACTATAATCCATCCATTTGTAGAGTAAAGTCGGTACCTGGAGATGGCACTCTTCTACCCGACATGTGAGTGGCCAGAGACAGAACGGCCTGGAAGAGAGACaagtgaaacaggaagtcagtcaGACAGCGAGAGAGACAAATCTTTTTCTGTATGAACATATCAGAGCATACAGACTCTATAGCTCTACCAAAAACATATTCTGATGTTGTATAACACAGCAAATGTGTGCTTCCTTACCTCTGGCTCTAGAGGCAGGTTATGAACTGTTTCTGACACTCTAAGATCCTCTCGTCTGTCCAGAGTTTGATACACATGCTCGTCCGCATCACCCTGGTTACCAGCTCTGTCTTTGTCGTCTTCCAGCTCTCCCTCGGAGTGGTCAGGGGAAGACAGGTGTGGCCGGCTTGCCGAATCCTCCGACCATCTGTCTCTGTTGAAGGTAAGGTGATTCGAAGactgaaaatgactgaaaactgGTCTCGCTTTTTATGAATTCACTTTAATTCTAGGTGGAAAAGGCACAATTTGGACTTTGATGCAAGTCTAGGAAGGAACGCCTTGTGGCTCACTAAGTTTTATAGCCACAAAGGGATACTTTTCTGAAGACTGGACAGCGTGCGACTGTAGAGAAGAATTCACCTTGAGTAAAGCACACTGCTGCCGTTTGGCTCAGAAAGGAAGGTTTCTGAACGATCTGTCTCAGAGAAAGACCTTGGCCGAGCGGGCGGGATGACCCACGTCTGTCCCGTCAAAGAGGAAGACAGGATAGCTGCAGCCAACGCCGACCTGTGGATGTGAACACAAACGTTGCGTAGCAAAAAGGCACAAACAATAAATACTGCTTGTGAAATTTGGCTCACTGAAGTcagaaaatatcattttatgACTTGCTGTAAAAGATAAGTTAGTGCCTCGGTTCAGCCCAATAAATAAGTTACAGGCACCCCATATTCTTACAACCACACTCTTggtaaagatgttttaaaagctATATATCCTCCATTCTCTTCTGCTCATCCTGCAATGTTCTAATGGGGTTTTCATCTGCAAGCTGATTACTGAAGTACCATACATTCAGGTTCTCAAAGCCAGTAAAATATTTGGTGACACTCGCTGTTTCAGCGAAATGCATGAAACGTGAAATTTCATCCAATTGGCCatgaaagtcattaaaaaactacaactagGTTGCAGGGTTTCCCCCTGTGCCTTATTTTTACAACCCAAAGCAGGAATCCACTAACCCTGtttacttgtttgtttgtttttattatttaacataaGGCACATCTCTATTGTAGCAGTTGTAATTAAGACAAGAGTagacaataaatgaaacaataaattcatttaaataagataatcttttttaactgaacttttcttttgctgaataaatcattttattttacttcagcttaatttttcttttttcttgtggctttttgcacaactttaccAGAGGGCCAACAATTGTGGAATCTCCCTTAAAGTTGAGTATTGATGACAATAGCAGTCAGTCCACAACATTTCAGTAATGGCCGTACaaatgtaaaagaagaaaagagagaaggaaaaaaaaaggcttctgGGAAAAtagtgtaaaatgtgaaaagatgttggGAGGTTGAAGGTGACAAAGCCAGTGTGTGAGGTACCTATGTCTCTCAGGTGAGGGGTCTGGGCTTTGTGGGGGAGGAGTACGAGGCACGGCGGCTTTAGGAGCGATGGAGGCGGCAGGGATCAAACCATGAGCTATGTGCTTCTACACAACACAACACATCAACAGGGGAGAGGTTACAGGGTCAGCCTGTAACTCTGTTTTTGTACAGAGGCTCAAGACTCGGAtaatgttgttattttattgcaACAATGAAACTGGATGGGGGTTAGAGGAAGCTGTTGTATGAGGAATGTAGATGAAAAACACCAATGGCAACAGTGCTTTGTATTTGTTAGGTTAACGCTTTCAGTGACGTTTTCAgggataaaccaacacaaattagCGCATCACTGTGAAGTTTTGTCAGCCAGGCAGACATTCCTACAGAGAAAGGTGGTTGCACAAAGTACTGACTGTGGGGGTTGAATACAAAAGCAAGCCAAACGTTTAGATttgtatttgtcaaaaaaaaaaattttcaaaaccTTACACTTACTGCTTAATTTGTGCTGCTGTTATTTAAAACCCCATAACATACACCGCAATTAGTGTTTGAACAGCAAAACCAATTTCAGACAGATGAATAATTTTGCGTGGCGCTGTAAATACTCACGCGACTTGCTTTAGCTGTTAAGTGCGCCATAATTCCGACAGTCAATATTAAACCAAGAATGTTTTAATATTGGATGGACATTATTAAATGTCAGCTCGACACAATAAGATACGCTAAGTAACCCTAATTATACTATGCTAAAGCTAACACAACATGGCATATTAACCGAGTTAAACATTGGAAAGtgttaataatttttttttttaaaacttacaaaCTCCTTGTCTTTCTCCCGTCTGAAGTTGAATTTCATCATTATGAAAATGATTCACCTTTAGCTCTTTAACTTGACGGacaaaaagcttttcttttacgCAAAGACTTCCCAAGCTAATCGCCAAACTGCCTTAAAAACACCCAACCGCTATCCTGTTCTTGTAATATGATTGAATTAGTTCGCTGTTCTTAAAAAAACAGTCTACGACAACCAAGCTAACTAAATTAAAAGGAGATACTGATTTACCAGCCGCCGTATCTAGACGCTTAACTATGGGAAACCACGTCTTTGCAAAAGATGCGGTGATTGGTTTCCCTGCTCAAATACAGCCAATCAGACACCGTTTTAAATTCCCTAGCAACGATGTTTCCAGCAACTAACAGTCcgtccaccagggggcgtgtGTGtcccattaaataaaatttaaaaaagcatgaGATCGGTTGATACCTAGACAGTGCGTTAAAGAAAGAAGCAAGGAAacaaaggaggaaagaaaacattactTTAGGTTTTATACTTGATAacaataatttttcatttgtattttatatataagCTGGCTATAATCAACACATAATTACTTAGTTTGGAAAATCCAGTTTATCCAAGTACCCCTTAGTCCTACAACCTACACCAAGTTGAGACCTCCATTGCATAGACTTGTTTGAGACAGTAATTAAAACCTTCGTTACATTACATTTGGATTACAGTAAATGGTAATCCAAATGTAGAAACGACAGAAAAGAAAACGTGATCATAATAGATCTGATTTGGACTCCCCACTATGGCTTTCAGTCTGTTTTAACATTCAGTATAAAAAACTGCATTATATTAGttaatatttcttaaatataGATACTAACAGAactatttccactggcagagtttttttccacttgaaataagaaaaacatatttttataagtgaaagaatttgccagtggaactagtactttttaaattaatactcaagaattattgacttaaacaagcttacatatcttgctgaaaagttacttttgaatTACTTTTGCCTTATTTCcattgtacaaaaaatatagactataaactagacaaaaattcctgacaagattttgtgttttgcagcgGACTGAAAACACTTGGTTGTTGTGTTACAGTCTTGGATGAACATAGCTATTATCCTTTgtctatgttttcttttaatgactCATCCCTCTTTGCACAGTCAGCTCTAGAACAGTCCCAAAAACAGCCAACTACAACATACGTATATATTGTTGTTAGGAAGATTTGGTGACTCTAACATGCCACTCTTTATTTCACTTATCTAACACCAATCCTTGGAATTAAGCTACCAACCTGCTGACTGTTCACGGAGGCAAATTGAATCTGGAGCCTCAACCAAACTAGTGGTTGGTGATTTAAAGGGAGTAGGACTCTATGTCACATCATATTTAAACCCCA
This genomic stretch from Xiphophorus hellerii strain 12219 chromosome 4, Xiphophorus_hellerii-4.1, whole genome shotgun sequence harbors:
- the cep89 gene encoding centrosomal protein of 89 kDa isoform X2; translated protein: MMKFNFRREKDKEFKHIAHGLIPAASIAPKAAVPRTPPPQSPDPSPERHRSALAAAILSSSLTGQTWVIPPARPRSFSETDRSETFLSEPNGSSVLYSRDRWSEDSASRPHLSSPDHSEGELEDDKDRAGNQGDADEHVYQTLDRREDLRVSETVHNLPLEPEAVLSLATHMSGRRVPSPDLTEESSGQSPEARRRETLRKSSENPKEDVRSLPPIPTTNRPGGAKMPKQNVHSSPETSRGYSELRKQRKTKTIHEDKQLEKRLDRLEREISQSHASSNLRSAAGSQAELQSLRQHAQELVDENDALKLTVHRLNVELSRYQARFRPLSKQESSKIKGIPSTGSPPPWLVDMKYLCPLLLAYEDNMNEKEALLQTAEGEVTNLRAKVDDVMKENERLRNEMDVVNLKDCQMIQQQALLVLQENQALIGQLEAQHEKTKANHGKHQSEVSKMSKQLMMLEEEKERLQEDLEGSRRGLQKRTKEAELLQARLKDVVTWDEHCSIAGKLRRQLEEQERRNKSEKEQLLLKMSSLQEENKSLALDKVSLTADVRTVKTELERCKQANRKAEGRMSTLRRQKEEHLLKEEKTRHYLEAVVSVAEHISRERDHLLHTASGLQQEKQGFVSRILNGTVRFGKLQEELKVYRRQASTRLAALEEAAEGRTASYKREILHLQKLLRERQEAEEKLLQSKRDVEEELEVVWQAATQENQQMRETLLDTKLSGALSAWALSPDFPAQTSEEAIKSPLLQQTHGLDFYC
- the cep89 gene encoding centrosomal protein of 89 kDa isoform X1 produces the protein MMKFNFRREKDKEFKHIAHGLIPAASIAPKAAVPRTPPPQSPDPSPERHRSALAAAILSSSLTGQTWVIPPARPRSFSETDRSETFLSEPNGSSVLYSRDRWSEDSASRPHLSSPDHSEGELEDDKDRAGNQGDADEHVYQTLDRREDLRVSETVHNLPLEPEAVLSLATHMSGRRVPSPDLTEESSGQSPEARRRETLRKSSENPKEDVRSLPPIPTTNRPGGAKMPKQNVHSSPETSRGYSELRKQRKTKTIHEDKQLEKRLDRLEREISQSHASSNLRSAAAGSQAELQSLRQHAQELVDENDALKLTVHRLNVELSRYQARFRPLSKQESSKIKGIPSTGSPPPWLVDMKYLCPLLLAYEDNMNEKEALLQTAEGEVTNLRAKVDDVMKENERLRNEMDVVNLKDCQMIQQQALLVLQENQALIGQLEAQHEKTKANHGKHQSEVSKMSKQLMMLEEEKERLQEDLEGSRRGLQKRTKEAELLQARLKDVVTWDEHCSIAGKLRRQLEEQERRNKSEKEQLLLKMSSLQEENKSLALDKVSLTADVRTVKTELERCKQANRKAEGRMSTLRRQKEEHLLKEEKTRHYLEAVVSVAEHISRERDHLLHTASGLQQEKQGFVSRILNGTVRFGKLQEELKVYRRQASTRLAALEEAAEGRTASYKREILHLQKLLRERQEAEEKLLQSKRDVEEELEVVWQAATQENQQMRETLLDTKLSGALSAWALSPDFPAQTSEEAIKSPLLQQTHGLDFYC